One window of Channa argus isolate prfri chromosome 4, Channa argus male v1.0, whole genome shotgun sequence genomic DNA carries:
- the tshz3a gene encoding teashirt homolog 3, whose protein sequence is MPRRKQEAPKRAAAYSPEELTEHTVENEEAEADDLPSAPQDDLSMKDEFVEQSAVPGREQACDQESAGAVELSGQDMDSESHVSETSDRLSDFESPSRKAEGNLVTGPLNGGTKTPPIGMDTLEQMKAIYSSFLTGPLWSPLNFNSTQPQPQAQSSSSTEKPTRSNSTSSSSSCSSSNYDWHQSAVAKTLQQHPPQSCHAAQSEPSLFSTVQLHRQNPKLFGSIFTGASKFRCKGCSAAYETLVELTVHMNDTGHYRDDNQDRAGGGAKRWSKPRKRSLLEMEGKEDAQKVLKCMYCGHSFESLQDLSVHMIKTKHYQKVPLKEPMAPVATKIMSSKKRGLVGLDLTASPRSREGTPKVKHLQADLSESSHKPSSSPLTTPNNRYGQQNGHSYAWQFESNKFQILKCMECGSSHNTLHELRTHMMVTGHFLRVTSSVGKRIKTLPEATSPNPGRVTTPIEQRVQSVPLAPSNFSPPPVQTTTTPPATSPPLKEIKKEEIEEECTKQEEKKGGKEEDAEKEQKYDISKYNYLTEEDLKESPKGGLDILKSLENTVTSAINKAQSGNPSWGGYSSIHAAYQFPSALKLQQGVMEKNSPMKFLYNGGDVALSSLTKNQPLISPPLSQSSPFPSNNFQAMEDLVKKVTEKVAKVEQRVKQLSPKRENHLSPCSSEAGESHKGGEADSPREWRAVTPASSDRGSHSDRASPATEPKRDAAVKSPLTSTLRCSTAIITGHTPLEQPFVNPLSALQSVMNIHLGKAAKPSLPNQDPLSLLSRLSQSMAERAAVAAPPSQTKKPESVVDNSFSQPSDDQPMDLTKGKSERGGSVGSAPLTPSSTASSISPSSLVTPAKLTVVSPFTSTSPLHENALSDISDMLRNLTQSHHVPKTSTRSRVTDKVEVAGSTHEDDDASLHGHKRKGRHSNWNPQHLLLLQAQFASSLRQTSEGKYIINDLSPQERMHISRFTGLSMTTISHWLANVKYQLRRTGRTKFLKNLDSGQPIFFCSDCASQIRTPAAYVCHLEAHLGFRIRDLAKLSPKQAVRDSHTLTEKLLPLESLLSPQDDCSSNGAVYRCQLCVRKFATKHAIKLHLSKSHGKSPEDHLLYVCELEKH, encoded by the coding sequence CCTATTCTCCCGAGGAGCTTACAGAGCACACTGTGGAGAATGAGGAGGCAGAAGCAGACGACCTGCCCTCGGCCCCTCAGGATGACCTTTCCATGAAAGATGAGTTTGTGGAGCAAAGTGCAGTGCCTGGCAGGGAGCAGGCTTGTGACCAGGAATCAGCTGGGGCTGTAGAGCTCTCAGGACAAGACATGGACAGTGAGTCCCATGTGAGTGAGACCAGTGACCGTCTCTCAGACTTTGAAAGCCCCTCCAGAAAAGCCGAAGGCAATCTGGTCACAGGACCTCTGAATGGTGGGACTAAGACACCTCCCATTGGGATGGACACCTTAGAACAAATGAAGGCTATCTACTCCAGCTTTCTTACCGGCCCCTTGTGGTCACCACTGAACTTTAACTCTACACAGCCACAGCCACAGGCGCAGTCGTCATCTTCTACAGAGAAGCCAACTCGCAGCAACAGCactagtagcagtagcagctgcagcagcagtaacTATGACTGGCATCAGTCTGCAGTGGCAAAAACACTACAACAGCATCCTCCCCAGAGCTGTCACGCTGCTCAGTCTGAGCCCAGCCTCTTTAGCACAGTCCAGCTCCACAGGCAAAACCCAAAGTTGTTTGGCTCAATCTTCACTGGGGCCAGTAAATTCCGCTGTAAGGGGTGTAGTGCGGCTTATGAAACCCTGGTGGAGCTGACAGTTCACATGAATGACACAGGGCACTACCGCGATGACAACCAGGACAGAGCAGGTGGTGGTGCAAAGCGCTGGTCTAAACCACGTAAGCGTTCCTTGCTGGAGATGGAGGGGAAAGAGGATGCCCAGAAAGTTTTGAAGTGCATGTATTGTGGTCACTCCTTTGAATCCCTCCAGGATCTCAGTGTCCACATGATCAAGACCAAACACTACCAGAAAGTGCCTCTGAAAGAGCCAATGGCTCCTGTGGCAACCAAAATTATGTCTTCTAAGAAAAGAGGGCTTGTAGGTTTAGACCTCACTGCCTCACCACGTTCTAGAGAAGGAACGCCCAAAGTTAAGCACCTGCAGGCAGACCTAAGTGAATCCTCCCATAAACCTTCTTCCAGCCCTTTGACCACCCCCAATAACCGCTATGGCCAACAGAATGGCCATAGCTATGCTTGGCAGTTTGAATCCAACAAATTCCAAATCCTGAAGTGTATGGAGTGTGGGAGTTCCCATAATACACTGCATGAGCTGAGAACCCACATGATGGTGACAGGACACTTCCTCAGGGTAACCAGCTCTGTAGGAAAGAGAATCAAAACACTTCCTGAGGCCACCTCCCCCAACCCTGGAAGGGTCACCACACCTATTGAACAAAGGGTCCAGTCTGTCCCACTGGCACCCTCCAACTTCTCTCCTCCACCTGTACAAACTACCACAACTCCCCCTGCCACCTCACCCCCTCTCAAAGAGATCAAGAAGGAGGAGATTGAGGAAGAGTGTACTAagcaagaggaaaagaaaggaggaaaggaggaggatGCTGAGAAGGAGCAAAAATATGACATCTCAAAGTATAACTATCTTACTGAAGAGGACCTGAAGGAGAGCCCCAAAGGGGGTTTGGATATTCTCAAATCACTAGAAAACACTGTGACGTCAGCCATCAACAAGGCACAGAGTGGGAATCCAAGCTGGGGGGGCTACTCTAGCATCCATGCAGCCTACCAGTTCCCCAGTGCCCTCAAGCTCCAACAAGGCGTCATGGAAAAGAATTCCCCAATGAAGTTTTTGTACAACGGAGGAGATGTAGCATTGTCCTCCCTCACCAAAAACCAGCCTCTAATTTCTCCACCACTTAGTCAATCCTCCCCTTTCCCTAGCAACAACTTCCAAGCAATGGAGGACCTTGTGAAAAAAGTGACTGAGAAAGTAGCAAAGGTAGAGCAAAGGGTAAAGCAGTTGTCTCCCAAGAGGGAGAACCATCTCTCTCCATGTAGTAGTGAAGCTGGAGAATCCCATAAGGGAGGAGAGGCTGACTCACCGCGAGAATGGAGGGCAGTGACCCCAGCTAGTAGCGACAGGGGAAGCCATAGCGACAGAGCATCCCCAGCAACAGAACCCAAGAGAGATGCAGCAGTCAAATCTCCACTCACCTCGACACTGAGGTGCAGCACTGCCATTATCACTGGCCATACTCCACTAGAGCAGCCCTTTGTCAACCCTCTAAGTGCTCTTCAGTCAGTAATGAACATTCATTTGGGGAAAGCAGCCAAGCCCTCTTTGCCAAACCAAGATCCCCTGAGCCTGCTCTCAAGGCTGAGCCAGAGCATGGCTGAAAGGGCTGCTGTGGCTGCTCCTCCCTCACAGACCAAAAAGCCTGAAAGTGTAGTTGACAATAGTTTTAGCCAGCCCAGTGATGACCAACCTATGGACCTCACGAAAGGGAAGAGTGAAAGAGGAGGATCTGTAGGTTCAGCACCCCTTACGCCATCATCCACAGCCTCCTCTATCTCCCCTTCCTCTCTTGTTACTCCTGCAAAGCTAACAGTGGTCTCTCCCTTCACGTCCACCAGTCCGCTACATGAAAATGCATTGTCAGATATCTCAGACATGTTGAGGAACCTGACACAGTCTCATCATGTCCCAAAAACCTCCACACGGTCCCGGGTGACAGATAAAGTTGAAGTTGCAGGATCTACTCATGAAGATGATGACGCCTCCCTGCATGGCCACAAACGCAAAGGGCGTCACTCCAACTGGAACCCCCAGCACCTCCTACTTCTGCAGGCCCAGTTTGCCTCGAGCCTCAGGCAGACATCAGAGGGGAAGTATATCATTAATGACCTCAGCCCACAGGAAAGAATGCACATCTCTCGTTTCACAGGCCTGTCTATGACCACCATCAGCCACTGGCTAGCTAATGTCAAGTACCAGCTAAGGAGAACAGGCAGAACAAAGTTCCTAAAGAACCTGGACTCTGGACAACCTATATTTTTCTGCAGTGACTGTGCCTCACAGATCCGAACCCCAGCAGCTTATGTATGCCACCTGGAAGCCCACCTAGGGTTCAGAATCAGAGACCTGGCCAAGCTGTCCCCTAAACAGGCTGTCAGAGACTCCCACACTCTCACTGAGAAACTACTACCCCTGGAGTCCTTGCTTTCTCCACAAGATGACTGCAGTAGTAATGGTGCAGTGTACCGCTGCCAGCTCTGTGTCCGTAAATTTGCCACTAAGCACGCAATCAAGCTTCACCTCAGCAAGAGCCATGGGAAGTCTCCTGAGGACCATCTGCTGTATGTGTGCGAGCTCGAAAAACACTAA